Proteins found in one Cryptococcus neoformans var. grubii H99 chromosome 14, complete sequence genomic segment:
- a CDS encoding malate synthase A has protein sequence MSLPQGIYLTAPIPKGGEHILSTEALEFLAVLHRTFNKRRLELLKNREKVQAELDQGKPLSFLPETREIRENLAWSCAPPGPGLEDRRVEITGPTDRKMVVNALNSGAKTFMADFEDSNSPTWSNMVLGQVNLYDAIRRQIDFEINGKAYKLSEKPAVLLVRPRGWHLPEPRLIIDGTPMSGSLFDFGLYFFHNARELISRGSGPYFYLPKMEHHLEARLWNDAFCLATSHLGVQQGVIRATVLIETLPAAFQMEEILYELKEHSAGLNCGRWDYIFSFIKKQRAHKNCVFPDRSDVTMTVPFMDAYVRLLIQTCHKRKVAAMGGMSAQIPIKNDPAANERAMSKVRADKLREVTAGHDGTWVAHPALISIALEIFNQHMPGPNQYHIRREDVTVTDKQIADPSVPGKITEQGLRDNVSAALSYCAAWISGNGCVPINHLMEDAATAEIARVQLWQWCKYGSKTDSGKDINPSYVQTILSEEASKVSKLPGIDPSHVKIASEYMAQQVKAEWPSDFLTSDLLGHLEGVGTKGGAKASL, from the exons ATGTCCCTCCCTCAAGGCATCTACCTCACTGCGCCCATCCCCAAGGGCGGAGAGCACATCCTCTCGACCGAAGCTCTGGAGTTCCTCGCTGTACTCCACAGGACATTCAACAAGCGAAGGTTGGAATTGTTGAAAAACCGTGAAAAAGTACAGGCTGAGCTGGACCAAGGCAAGCCCCTCTCGTTCCTCCCAGAGACCAGGGAGATTAGGGAGAATCTTGCTTGGAGCTGTGCCCCTCCTGGTCCAGGGCTTGAAGACCGTCG GGTTGAGATCACCGGCCCAACCGACAGGAAGATGGTCGTCAACGCTTTGAATTCTGGTGCTAAGACTTTTATGGCTGACTTTGAAG ACTCCAACTCTCCTACATGGTCAAACATGGTTCTCGGACAGGTCAACCTTTATGACGCTATCCG ACGACAAATTGATTTTGAGATCAATGGCAAGGCTTATAAGCTCTCCGAGAAGCCCGCTGTGCTTTTGGTTCG ACCTCGAGGATGGCACCTCCCCGAACCTCGTTTAATTATCGACGGTACTCCCATGTCCGGATCCCTCTTTGACTTTGGTCTCTACTTTTTCCACAACGCCCGCGAACTCATCTCCCGAGGTTCTGGACCTTACTTCTACCTCCCCAAGATGGAGCACCACCTCGAAGCTCGACTTTGGAACGATGCCTTCTGCCTTGCAACAAGTCATTTGGGTGTTCAGCAGGGTGTAATTAGGGCAACTGTATTGATTGAGACTTTGCCTGCGGCATTccaaatggaagagatttTGTATGAGTTGAAGGAACACTCTGCGGGTTTGAACTGTGGACGATGGGATTACATCTTCAGTTT CATCAAGAAGCAACGTGCCCATAAGAACTGTGTCTTCCCTGACCGATCTGACGTTACCATGACTGTCCCCTTCATGGACGCTTACGTCCGTCTCCTCATCCAGACTTGCCATAA ACGAAAGGTAGCCGCCATGGGAGGCATGTCCGCTCAGATTCCTATCAAGAACGATCCCGCTGCCAACGAGCGTGCCATGTCCAAAGTTCGCGCCGATAAGCTCCGTGAAGTCACTGCCGGCCATGACGGCACATGGGTTGCTCACCCAgccctcatctccatcgccCTTGAGATCTTTAACCAACACATGCCCGGTCCTAACCAGTACCACATCCGCCGCGAAGATGTTACTGTCACAGACAAGCAGATTGCCGATCCCTCTGTTCCTGGCAAGATTACAGAGCAAGGGTTGAGGGATAATGTGAGCGCGGCATTGTCGTATTGTGCGGCATGGATTAGTGGGAATGGGTGTGTGCCGATTAATCATTTGATGGAGGACGCTGCGACGGCGGAGATTGCAAGGGTGCAGCTTTGGCAGTGGTGCAAGTATGGCTCTAAAACT GACTCGGGAAAAGACATCAACCCTTCTTACGTCCAGACTATCCTCTCTGAAGAAGCATCCAAAGTCTCAAAACTCCCTGGTATTGACCCATCTCACGTCAAGATTGCGTCCGAGTACATGGCCCAGCAGGTCAAGGCGGAATGGCCGAGTGATTTCTTGACAAGTGATTTGTTGGGACATCTTGAAGGCGTCGGTACCAAGGGCGGCGCCAAGGCTAGTCTTTAA
- a CDS encoding cytoplasmic protein, whose amino-acid sequence MGVFSKFKDQFTQSSPPYDFPPPPPSIPLGPSAIFRYRKQRGVNLGSWFSLEQWICPQAFKGAKPPGQSDYDVASGKDAKRILEEHWDTWITEDDMRWIASRGFNSVRLPIAYYHLCGPLPEVLKDTDFEPFRYVFEGAWGRIERAVEMAASYGLGVLIDLHGAAGAQNPDAHAGLSRGKVSFWDTHANQASTSLALRFLASKFASVPHIVGLELLNEPQNNRKLQSWYSKTIDEVRKVAPPDFPIYCSDAWDTDHYASWVGSRGDFVVLDHHLYRCFTEEDKCQTGTDHANNLRFGFRGRFAQQCEAAKGSLVVGEWSASLDPRSFPQGMPDGEKDAQRRAFVQAQLEIFESHSGGYWFWTYKKGEGWDAGWSATNASQAEILPGWVGSRQFKGAPPSHIKDQELQNGHKSHADYWAANGGSPNPDMYAPGFSQGWDDALIFLSVQGSPSEMGFVHQWAVRRQAEFESQGHKLGHAAWEWEHGFKQGVEACVRCCLA is encoded by the exons ATGGGTGTGTTCTCAAAGTTTAAAGATCAATTCACCCAATCCTCCCCCCCTTACgactttcctcctccaccaccttcaatCCCCCTCGGCCCTAGCGCAATCTTCCGTTACCGCAAGCAACGAGGTGTCAATTTGGGATCATGGTTCTCTCTCGAGCAGTGGATCTGCCCTCAAGCTTTTAAAGGGGCTAAACCTCCGGGCCAAAGTGACTATGATGTCGCTAGTGGGAAGGACGCAAAGAGGATTTTAGAGGAGCATTGGGATACTTGGATCACCGAGGATGATATGAGATGGATTGCGTCTAGGGGGTTTAACAGTGTCCGACTGCCA ATTGCATACTATCACCTCTGCGGGCCTCTCCCCGAAGTTTTGAAAGACACTGATTTTGAACCATTTCGCTATGTTTTTGAAGGTGCTTGGGGGAGAATCGAGAGAGCTGTCGAGATGGCAGCGTCTTACGGTTTAGGAGTGCTTATAG ACCTGCACGGTGCGGCCGGTGCTCAGAATCCagatg CCCATGCTGGCCTTTCTCGCGGCAAAGTATCATTCTGGGATACCCATGCTAACCAAGCCTCTACCTCACTTGCACTTCGCTTTCTAGCATCTAAGTTCGCTTCTGTCCCCCACATTGTCGGTCTAGAACTCCTCAACGAGCCCCAGAACAATCGCAAACTACAATCATGGTACAGCAAGACTATTGACGAAGTGCGCAAAGTCGCTCCGCCCGATTTCCCAATCTACTGCTCAGACGCATGGGATACGGACCATTATGCTAGTTGGGTCGGATCGAGAGGCGATTTCGTCGTATTAGACCATCACCTTTATAGGTGTTTCACCGAAGAGGACAAATGTCAAACCGGGACAGATCATGCAAACAATCTCAGATTTGGTTTCAGAGGTAGGTTTGCCCAGCAATGCGAAGCCGCCAAAGGATCTCTCGTCGTGGGCGAATGGTCCGCCTCCCTGGACCCTCGGTCCTTCCCTCAAGGAATGCCTGACGGAGAGAAAGATGCTCAAAGACGGGCATTCGTCCAAGCCCAGCTGGAGATATTCGAATCTCACTCGGGGGGATATTGGTTTTGGACTTACAAGAAAGGTGAAGGTTGGGACGCTGGCTGGTCGGCGACCAATGCGAGTCAGGCAGAGATCCTGCCTGGGTGGGTTGGAAGCCGGCAGTTTAAAGGGGCGCCACCGAGTCATATCAAGGATCAAGAGTTGCAGAACGGGCACA AATCCCACGCTGATTATTGGGCCGCAAATGGCGGTTCTCCCAATCCAGATATGTACGCTCCCGGATTCTCTCAAGGATGGGACGAtgctctcatcttcttgagcGTCCAAGGATCACCTAGCGAGATGGGTTTTGTGCACCAATGGGCGGTAAGGCGTCAAGCAGAGTTTGAAAGCCAGGGGCATAAGCTTGGCCATGCTGCTTGGGAATGGGAGCATGGCTTCAAGCAAGGGGTTGAAGCGTGTGTTAGGTGCTGCTTGGCTTGA